The following are encoded together in the Raineyella sp. LH-20 genome:
- a CDS encoding flavin-dependent monooxygenase: MRNNRNLAAPAGPAREQAFQEALDVLRERRDEFNEQGYVPRDYIDLLKKAGIYRASTPTRFGGEPLPPAEFLDRIEQIAAVDPATGWVASFGSALVYFGALPLESQAELYADGPDVVFAAGQFPMQEAEEVDGGYRCTGVWQFASGSAGADLLGVGLKAGPEAQGRPRTAVLDAADVTIVPAWDVSGMRATGSNELHLTDTFVPAGRTFIRGSASHIDEPLHRYPTVAYAAQVLAVVGLGAGRGALDHLRASAAAGTSVTGGRRRGAQATFQIGLARAEAALRSARAWFYEMSRDVYALAEAGIEISDETTAMLRLAATNAAHAGRAAVLAAFDLAGTGAIYTTHPLQRYLQDGLVPPQHAMLSSATYEAAGAVLLGEQPAVPSFP; this comes from the coding sequence ATGCGCAACAACCGGAACCTGGCCGCACCGGCGGGGCCAGCTCGTGAACAAGCCTTCCAGGAGGCCCTCGACGTCCTCCGGGAGCGCCGCGACGAGTTCAACGAGCAGGGTTACGTCCCGCGCGACTACATCGACCTGCTCAAGAAGGCCGGCATCTACCGCGCCTCGACGCCGACGAGGTTCGGCGGCGAGCCGCTGCCCCCGGCGGAGTTCCTCGACCGGATCGAACAGATCGCCGCGGTCGACCCGGCCACCGGCTGGGTGGCCAGCTTCGGCTCGGCGCTGGTCTACTTCGGCGCACTGCCGCTGGAGTCGCAGGCCGAGCTCTACGCCGACGGCCCCGACGTGGTCTTCGCCGCCGGCCAGTTCCCGATGCAGGAGGCCGAGGAGGTCGACGGCGGCTACCGCTGCACCGGCGTGTGGCAGTTCGCCAGCGGCTCCGCCGGGGCCGACCTGCTCGGCGTCGGCCTGAAGGCCGGCCCGGAGGCCCAGGGCCGGCCGCGCACCGCCGTCCTTGACGCCGCGGACGTCACCATCGTGCCCGCCTGGGACGTCTCCGGGATGCGCGCCACCGGGTCCAACGAGCTGCACCTGACGGACACCTTCGTGCCCGCCGGGCGCACCTTCATCCGCGGCTCCGCCTCGCACATCGACGAGCCGCTGCACCGCTACCCCACCGTGGCGTACGCCGCCCAGGTGCTCGCCGTCGTCGGCCTCGGCGCCGGCCGCGGCGCCCTGGACCACCTCCGGGCCTCTGCCGCCGCGGGCACCAGCGTCACCGGCGGGCGGCGCCGCGGGGCGCAGGCCACCTTCCAGATCGGCCTGGCCCGCGCCGAGGCGGCGCTGCGCTCGGCCCGGGCCTGGTTCTACGAGATGAGCCGCGACGTCTACGCGCTGGCCGAGGCCGGCATCGAGATCAGCGACGAGACCACCGCGATGCTCCGGCTGGCCGCGACGAACGCCGCCCACGCCGGACGTGCGGCCGTCCTGGCCGCCTTCGACCTGGCCGGCACCGGCGCCATCTACACCACCCATCCGCTGCAGCGCTATCTCCAGGACGGCCTGGTGCCGCCGCAGCACGCGATGTTGTCGTCGGCGACGTACGAAGCCGCCGGCGCGGTGCTGCTGGGCGAACAGCCCGCCGTGCCCAGCTTCCCGTGA
- a CDS encoding glucose 1-dehydrogenase: protein MTTMAVPLDNPFTITGRTALVTGSSRGIGYALATGLARSGAVVALHGLDVAETCASAERLHQETGGRVLPFTFDVTDRVAVTAGIAEIQAALGGLDILVNNAGIQRRHPLVEFPEAELDAILAVNLKAPFLVAQEVAEGMIARGSGKIVNIASIQSQLARPSITPYSASKGGVVMLTRGLCADLGPYGIQVNALAPGYIETELTRALVEDDDFSTWVRGRTPAARWGRVEDLVGTLLYLVSPAADFVNGQTIFVDGGMTAVV from the coding sequence ATGACCACGATGGCCGTCCCGTTGGACAACCCGTTTACCATCACCGGGCGGACCGCCCTGGTGACCGGCTCGAGCCGTGGCATCGGTTACGCGCTGGCGACCGGCCTGGCGCGGTCCGGCGCTGTGGTCGCCCTGCACGGCCTCGACGTCGCCGAGACCTGCGCGTCCGCCGAACGACTGCACCAGGAGACCGGTGGCCGGGTCCTCCCGTTCACCTTCGACGTCACCGACCGGGTGGCCGTGACGGCCGGGATCGCCGAGATCCAGGCGGCCCTGGGCGGCCTGGACATCCTCGTCAACAACGCCGGGATCCAGCGCCGGCACCCGCTGGTCGAGTTCCCCGAGGCCGAGCTGGACGCGATCCTCGCGGTGAACCTGAAGGCGCCCTTCCTGGTGGCGCAGGAAGTGGCCGAGGGGATGATCGCCCGCGGCAGCGGCAAGATCGTCAACATCGCCTCGATCCAGAGCCAGCTGGCCCGCCCCAGCATCACCCCCTACTCGGCCAGCAAGGGTGGCGTCGTCATGCTCACCCGCGGGCTGTGCGCCGATCTGGGACCGTACGGCATCCAGGTGAACGCGTTGGCCCCGGGCTACATCGAGACCGAGCTCACCCGTGCGTTGGTGGAGGACGACGATTTCAGCACCTGGGTGCGAGGCCGTACGCCGGCCGCGCGATGGGGCCGGGTCGAGGACCTGGTGGGCACCCTGCTCTATCTGGTCTCCCCGGCGGCCGACTTCGTCAACGGTCAGACGATCTTCGTCGACGGCGGCATGACGGCGGTGGTCTGA
- a CDS encoding fumarylacetoacetate hydrolase family protein, whose product MRLARIITPAGPRPAVLDGDQWTVLTDLFDPVGSRTDERYPQAGTVLLAPCEPRVVLGMAHNSGPTDRALPPQAFLKSSRTVIGPGAAIVVDPAKGAVMAEAELAVVIGKEARRLGPADVEDVILGYTVGNDVTQIGQIPFDDKLTQVKNGDGFTPLGPWIETDLGPVLDGEGGHDLATRIERGSQVESSSANLAWTIRELLVYLTGYLTLGPGDVVLTGAPGTSLPIAPGHRVAVDVEGLGVLVNPVVDERARCVVVDHDPADPDAFRLVRSD is encoded by the coding sequence ATGCGTCTCGCCAGGATCATCACCCCGGCCGGACCGCGTCCCGCCGTGCTCGACGGCGACCAGTGGACCGTGCTGACCGATCTCTTCGACCCGGTGGGCAGCCGCACCGACGAGCGGTACCCACAGGCCGGCACCGTCCTGCTCGCGCCGTGCGAGCCGAGGGTCGTCCTCGGCATGGCCCACAATTCCGGCCCCACCGACCGCGCACTCCCCCCGCAGGCCTTCCTGAAGTCGAGCCGTACGGTGATCGGGCCGGGTGCGGCCATCGTGGTGGATCCCGCCAAGGGCGCCGTGATGGCCGAGGCCGAGCTGGCCGTGGTCATCGGCAAGGAAGCCCGACGGCTGGGGCCGGCGGACGTCGAGGATGTCATCCTCGGCTACACCGTGGGGAACGATGTGACCCAGATCGGGCAGATCCCCTTCGACGACAAGCTCACCCAAGTCAAGAACGGCGACGGGTTCACCCCGCTGGGGCCGTGGATCGAGACCGATCTGGGCCCGGTGCTGGACGGCGAGGGGGGTCACGACCTGGCGACCAGGATCGAACGCGGCTCCCAGGTCGAGTCCAGCTCCGCCAACCTGGCCTGGACCATCCGCGAACTGCTGGTCTACCTGACCGGCTACCTCACCCTCGGCCCGGGGGACGTCGTGCTGACCGGCGCGCCGGGCACCTCGCTGCCGATCGCCCCCGGCCACCGCGTCGCCGTCGATGTCGAGGGTCTCGGTGTGCTGGTCAACCCGGTGGTCGACGAGCGTGCGAGGTGTGTCGTCGTCGACCATGATCCGGCCGATCCCGACGCCTTCCGCCTGGTGCGGTCCGACTAG
- a CDS encoding MFS transporter: protein MSLDSPQLHTAAEPQVDPDQLRRATLASSVGSALEYYDFYIYGLASALIFGQLFFKPLGPAGATIAAFGTYAVGFAARPLGGLVFGHLGDKLGRRMILIITIVLMGGSSFLIGLLPTYERVGIVAPILLIALRIFQGLGAGAEQAGATVLISEFAPAPRRGFFAALPFVGIQAGTLLGAGTFALLGMAHKEVLMGWLWRVPFLLGAVLILVAVYIRRRLKESPTFELLGAEGAEPVKISLIEAIRSSKKNILIGIGLRMAENGNSSIYSALLLAFVGGMAVYKGANIGTIGAVVAALVSIFTVVAFGALSDRFGRVTVYRYAALFQAIIALPGFYLLTLGNVWLVILVMALGIGVGVQGMLGPQCSLLPELFGNSHRYTGVALAREISAVFAGGIAPLLGATFLAMTDNAWWTIALYSMVLSLITWGTTFVTPETAGRSLGDLADA from the coding sequence ATGTCACTTGACTCACCCCAGCTCCACACTGCGGCGGAACCGCAGGTCGACCCCGATCAACTCCGACGTGCCACCCTGGCGTCGTCCGTCGGGTCCGCGCTGGAGTACTACGACTTCTACATCTACGGTCTGGCCAGCGCGCTGATCTTCGGCCAGCTGTTCTTCAAGCCGCTCGGCCCCGCCGGAGCCACCATCGCGGCGTTCGGTACCTACGCGGTGGGCTTCGCCGCCCGTCCGCTGGGCGGCCTGGTCTTCGGGCACCTCGGTGACAAGCTGGGGCGTCGGATGATCCTGATCATCACCATCGTGCTGATGGGCGGCTCGAGCTTCCTGATCGGTCTGCTGCCCACCTACGAGCGGGTCGGCATCGTGGCGCCGATCCTGTTGATCGCGCTGCGGATCTTCCAAGGGCTGGGTGCCGGCGCCGAACAGGCCGGCGCCACCGTGCTGATCTCGGAGTTCGCCCCCGCCCCGCGGCGCGGCTTCTTCGCCGCCCTGCCCTTCGTCGGCATCCAGGCCGGCACCCTGCTCGGTGCGGGCACCTTCGCCCTGCTCGGCATGGCCCACAAGGAGGTCCTGATGGGCTGGCTGTGGCGGGTGCCCTTCCTGCTCGGTGCCGTGCTGATCCTGGTCGCCGTCTACATCCGGCGTCGGCTCAAGGAGTCCCCGACCTTCGAACTGCTGGGCGCCGAGGGCGCCGAGCCGGTGAAGATCTCGCTGATCGAGGCGATCCGGTCCTCGAAGAAGAACATCCTGATCGGCATCGGCCTGCGGATGGCCGAGAACGGCAACTCCTCGATCTACTCGGCGCTGCTGCTCGCCTTCGTCGGTGGCATGGCGGTCTACAAGGGCGCCAACATCGGCACCATCGGCGCCGTGGTCGCCGCCCTCGTCTCGATCTTCACCGTGGTCGCCTTCGGCGCCCTCTCCGACAGGTTCGGACGGGTCACGGTCTACCGCTATGCCGCGCTGTTCCAGGCGATCATCGCGCTGCCCGGCTTCTACCTGCTCACTCTCGGCAACGTCTGGCTGGTCATCCTGGTGATGGCGCTGGGCATCGGCGTCGGTGTCCAGGGCATGCTCGGGCCGCAGTGCTCGCTGCTGCCGGAGCTCTTCGGCAACTCCCACCGTTACACCGGCGTCGCCCTGGCCCGCGAGATCTCGGCGGTGTTCGCCGGCGGCATCGCTCCGCTGCTCGGCGCGACCTTCCTCGCGATGACCGACAACGCCTGGTGGACGATCGCCCTCTACTCGATGGTGCTCAGCCTGATCACCTGGGGCACCACCTTCGTCACCCCGGAGACCGCCGGCCGCTCGCTGGGCGACCTCGCCGACGCCTGA
- a CDS encoding D-2-hydroxyacid dehydrogenase: MTPAAAPTDRLQVFVCTPLSSANGALITRREPRIDLVMEPDLLPPMRWAGDHHGDPTFRRTPEQQARFEALCDRAEALYGIPDTDPSQLARTVRANPRLRWVQTMAAGGGSQVRASGLNADEMAGVEFTTAAGAHAATLAEFALFGVLAGAKDLPRLQEQQRTARWSSRWAMKQVFEMTVLVVGMGHIGRETAARFAALGARVIGVNRSVREVPGVERVYPAAALATVVAEADAIINTLPQALDTDRMISRAVLANVRPGTIFVSTGRGSCVDEEALVEALQDGRIAFAALDVFAVEPLPADSPLWTLPNVVVSPHTAALNPAEDRYIAELFAANATRLLDGTDLVNSVDRINFY; this comes from the coding sequence ATGACCCCCGCCGCCGCCCCGACCGACCGCCTGCAGGTCTTCGTCTGCACGCCGCTCAGCTCCGCCAACGGCGCGCTGATCACCCGCCGCGAGCCGCGCATCGACCTGGTGATGGAGCCCGACCTGCTGCCGCCGATGCGCTGGGCGGGCGACCACCACGGCGATCCGACCTTCCGCCGTACCCCGGAGCAGCAGGCCCGCTTCGAGGCGCTGTGTGACCGGGCCGAGGCCCTGTACGGCATCCCGGACACCGATCCGAGCCAGTTGGCCCGCACCGTCCGGGCCAACCCCCGACTGCGCTGGGTGCAGACGATGGCGGCGGGCGGTGGCTCCCAGGTCCGGGCCAGCGGTCTCAACGCGGACGAGATGGCCGGGGTGGAGTTCACCACCGCCGCGGGCGCCCATGCCGCGACCCTGGCGGAGTTCGCCCTGTTCGGGGTGCTGGCCGGGGCTAAGGACCTGCCGCGACTGCAGGAGCAGCAGCGCACCGCCCGGTGGAGCTCCCGCTGGGCGATGAAGCAGGTCTTCGAGATGACCGTGCTGGTGGTCGGGATGGGCCACATCGGCCGCGAGACGGCGGCCCGGTTCGCCGCCCTGGGCGCGCGGGTGATCGGGGTGAACCGGTCGGTGCGGGAGGTGCCCGGCGTCGAGCGGGTGTATCCGGCGGCCGCGTTGGCGACCGTGGTCGCCGAGGCCGACGCGATCATCAACACCCTGCCACAGGCCCTCGACACCGACCGGATGATCAGCCGCGCGGTGCTGGCGAACGTCCGGCCCGGCACGATCTTCGTCAGCACCGGCCGCGGCAGCTGCGTCGACGAGGAGGCCCTGGTCGAAGCACTGCAGGACGGCCGGATCGCCTTCGCCGCCCTGGACGTCTTCGCGGTCGAGCCGCTGCCGGCCGACAGCCCGCTGTGGACCCTGCCGAACGTCGTGGTGTCCCCGCACACCGCCGCACTCAATCCGGCCGAGGACCGTTACATCGCCGAGCTCTTCGCGGCGAACGCCACCCGGTTGCTGGACGGCACCGACCTGGTCAACTCGGTCGACCGGATCAACTTCTACTGA
- a CDS encoding ATP-binding protein: protein MFPSCDDYEKMALHTRTGILVHEAASKNIIWANPTACAMFGFTLEELRPLKAHHMSGREKEFRREIGVAWLQDAVDHGISRRRWKYRSKDGRDFLTDAVATLVDFQDGPAVMVQFRSIDAEVEVASELARTTDYLQRLMTYASAGIVLLDEDDRIVDISDFAARLFHAPAAVLVGRRLGEVALLGPEFTDAAPSSGPGRPGPVEFRLEVAGEDGPVWLSGQLEDVAHDGIESRLLTLRDITAKVESEREQAYQEANLQYLSRYNAMGDMAMVIAHELGQPLAAAGNFLSGIMSRLEAGTLEQADVRYAIERAERQLTRSAEIVASVKRYVQRIESTAGPQDLNAIVAESLYFVRLRAAERGVTVEERLSGQPLPITGESVLIGQVILNFCLNAIDEVSRPENADRHIRVTSRREPGWACCSVADWGRGMAAVPGDRLLSSAFSNKVDGSGIGLVLSERIVERHAGTVTIERGDPSGTVVTLRLPLADGPAPGPGV from the coding sequence ATGTTCCCGAGCTGCGACGACTACGAGAAGATGGCGCTGCACACCAGGACCGGCATCCTGGTCCACGAGGCCGCGTCGAAGAACATCATCTGGGCCAACCCCACCGCCTGTGCAATGTTCGGCTTCACCCTCGAGGAGCTCCGCCCGCTGAAGGCCCACCACATGAGCGGCCGGGAGAAGGAGTTCCGCCGCGAGATCGGCGTCGCCTGGCTCCAGGACGCCGTCGACCACGGCATCAGCCGCCGGCGGTGGAAGTACCGCAGCAAGGACGGCCGGGACTTCCTCACCGACGCCGTGGCCACCCTGGTCGACTTCCAGGACGGCCCGGCGGTGATGGTGCAGTTCCGCAGCATCGACGCCGAGGTGGAGGTGGCCTCCGAGCTGGCCCGCACCACCGACTATCTGCAGCGGCTGATGACGTACGCCTCGGCCGGGATCGTGCTGCTCGACGAGGACGACCGGATCGTCGACATCTCCGACTTCGCCGCCCGGCTCTTCCACGCGCCGGCCGCTGTCCTGGTCGGCCGACGACTCGGCGAGGTCGCCCTGCTCGGCCCGGAGTTCACCGACGCGGCGCCGTCGAGCGGTCCCGGTCGGCCCGGCCCGGTGGAGTTCCGTCTCGAGGTGGCCGGCGAGGACGGTCCGGTGTGGCTGTCCGGGCAGCTCGAGGACGTCGCCCACGACGGGATCGAGTCACGCCTGCTGACGCTGCGCGACATCACCGCCAAGGTCGAATCGGAACGGGAACAGGCCTACCAGGAGGCCAACCTGCAGTACCTCAGCCGTTACAACGCGATGGGCGACATGGCGATGGTGATCGCCCACGAGCTGGGCCAGCCGCTCGCCGCGGCCGGCAACTTCCTCTCCGGGATCATGTCGAGGCTGGAGGCCGGCACCCTCGAACAGGCCGACGTGCGGTATGCCATCGAACGGGCCGAGCGCCAGCTCACCCGGTCGGCGGAGATCGTCGCCAGCGTCAAGCGCTACGTCCAGCGGATCGAGAGCACCGCCGGCCCGCAGGACCTCAACGCGATCGTCGCCGAGAGCCTCTATTTCGTTCGGCTGCGTGCCGCGGAACGCGGGGTGACCGTCGAGGAGCGGCTCTCCGGGCAGCCGCTGCCGATCACCGGCGAGAGCGTGCTGATCGGTCAGGTGATCCTCAACTTCTGCCTCAACGCGATCGACGAGGTCTCCCGGCCGGAGAACGCGGACAGACACATCCGGGTGACCAGTCGGCGAGAGCCGGGGTGGGCGTGCTGCTCGGTGGCCGACTGGGGGAGAGGGATGGCTGCCGTGCCCGGCGACCGACTGCTCTCCAGCGCCTTCTCCAACAAGGTCGACGGGTCGGGGATCGGCCTGGTGCTCTCCGAACGGATCGTCGAGCGGCATGCCGGCACGGTCACCATCGAACGTGGGGACCCGTCCGGCACCGTCGTCACGCTGCGGCTGCCGCTGGCTGATGGCCCGGCGCCGGGACCGGGTGTGTGA
- a CDS encoding IclR family transcriptional regulator yields the protein MSPARSGTDVTPPGSAPAVVRAISVLDALAADPQGVMTLSNLARAIGIPKSSTSTICNALENGGLVRRDELGYSLGRRLVELGGSYLSRLDQVSEFYDLCTESPLFAGETVRLSALAGIDTFCLARYEGHPALRLTAGIGDRFPASASAQGKALLARLDDTEVKRLYYGIPELPRLTRNSRRTVGRLLRDLAQVRLQGWAVDEQEAAEHVVGLAVAIPTRGVRSSMLAVSVTLLDTDATPSRREEMVAELQRFARALGNPLENPR from the coding sequence ATGTCGCCTGCCAGAAGTGGGACCGATGTCACCCCTCCGGGGTCGGCGCCGGCCGTCGTCCGAGCGATCTCCGTCCTGGACGCCCTCGCCGCCGACCCACAGGGCGTGATGACCCTCAGCAACCTCGCCCGCGCCATCGGGATCCCCAAGTCCTCCACCAGCACGATCTGCAACGCCCTGGAGAACGGCGGCCTCGTACGGCGCGACGAGCTGGGCTATTCGCTCGGGCGGCGCCTGGTCGAACTGGGCGGCTCCTACCTGTCCCGGCTCGACCAGGTGTCGGAGTTCTACGATCTGTGCACCGAGTCGCCGCTGTTCGCCGGGGAGACCGTACGACTCTCGGCCCTCGCCGGGATCGACACGTTCTGTCTGGCGCGCTACGAGGGACACCCGGCGTTGCGGCTGACCGCCGGGATCGGGGACCGGTTCCCCGCCTCCGCCTCGGCGCAGGGCAAGGCCCTGCTGGCGCGGCTCGACGACACCGAGGTGAAGCGTCTCTACTACGGCATCCCGGAACTGCCGCGGCTGACCCGCAACAGCCGACGCACCGTCGGCCGACTGCTCCGCGACCTGGCCCAGGTGCGCCTGCAGGGGTGGGCGGTCGACGAGCAGGAGGCCGCCGAGCACGTCGTCGGGCTCGCCGTGGCCATCCCGACCCGCGGCGTCCGCAGTTCGATGCTCGCGGTCAGCGTGACCCTGCTGGACACCGACGCCACGCCGTCCCGGCGGGAGGAGATGGTCGCCGAGCTCCAGCGGTTCGCCCGGGCGCTCGGCAATCCGCTGGAGAATCCGCGCTAG